From one Sulfurimonas sp. genomic stretch:
- a CDS encoding HDOD domain-containing protein: protein MTEEILKKIKQLPPLPESAMQIESVYQDPNSTFNDMVKILEKDPLLTADILKAANSPLYGFSREINAISQAVGLFGMGTVRGFALASIVKKSFTLDLSPYGIDSDVFSQLSKRQHSLITAWCLRKEAKLLGILSPAAFLVEIGKVLIAQQIIGDKSEQKFRDALAALGDVEAAEREVVGVDTPEVSATVFEHWRFEAGLVETIRNCQNPDKAKEEFRKSAQILHVVRTAVPINGVMTDASTAAAKELIIRYGLDMESFDKALENA from the coding sequence ATGACAGAAGAGATACTTAAAAAAATCAAACAACTTCCGCCGCTTCCGGAATCGGCAATGCAGATAGAGTCTGTTTATCAAGATCCGAACAGCACTTTTAACGATATGGTTAAGATTTTAGAGAAAGACCCGCTTTTAACGGCAGATATACTAAAAGCGGCAAATTCGCCTCTATACGGTTTTAGTAGAGAAATAAATGCAATCAGTCAGGCAGTCGGTCTATTTGGTATGGGAACGGTGAGAGGCTTTGCTCTTGCTAGTATCGTTAAGAAAAGTTTTACTCTTGATTTGTCTCCGTACGGTATAGACAGTGATGTATTTTCTCAACTTTCAAAAAGACAGCACTCTTTAATAACGGCATGGTGCCTAAGAAAAGAAGCTAAGCTTTTAGGCATCTTGTCTCCGGCAGCTTTTTTGGTAGAAATCGGAAAAGTTTTAATTGCACAACAGATTATAGGCGACAAAAGCGAACAAAAATTTAGAGACGCACTAGCTGCTCTTGGTGATGTTGAAGCAGCCGAGAGAGAAGTTGTCGGCGTAGATACGCCTGAGGTAAGTGCTACTGTTTTTGAACATTGGAGATTTGAAGCGGGATTGGTTGAGACTATACGAAATTGCCAAAATCCGGATAAGGCTAAAGAGGAATTTAGAAAATCTGCACAAATTTTACATGTCGTTCGTACGGCAGTACCGATTAACGGTGTAATGACAGATGCAAGCACTGCTGCGGCAAAAGAGTTAATTATCAGATACGGTCTTGATATGGAAAGTTTTGATAAAGCGTTAGAAAACGCTTAA
- the greA gene encoding transcription elongation factor GreA, with the protein MQEPMSIEGYDLLIEEFKFLLEVEKPKVAQEKLVAAALGDRSENADYQAAKEKLRHIDKRLFYLNSMIQKSQIIDPSRLSHERVSFGSSVKIVNLQTDEEESYTICGVMESEPEHGLISVHSPLARALLGKEVADQLKVQLPNAKKEYEVLEICYKNIFSLKKNIRKKSDFSFH; encoded by the coding sequence TTGCAAGAGCCTATGAGCATAGAGGGTTATGACCTTCTCATTGAAGAGTTTAAGTTTTTATTGGAGGTTGAAAAACCTAAAGTTGCACAGGAAAAACTAGTTGCCGCAGCTTTGGGAGACAGGAGCGAAAATGCGGATTATCAAGCGGCAAAAGAGAAACTTCGCCATATTGACAAGAGGCTTTTTTATCTAAACTCTATGATACAAAAATCTCAAATCATAGATCCGTCGCGACTTTCACATGAGAGAGTAAGTTTTGGAAGCAGCGTAAAGATTGTAAATCTCCAAACGGATGAAGAAGAGAGTTACACGATTTGCGGTGTTATGGAATCGGAACCCGAACACGGACTTATATCCGTGCACTCTCCGCTTGCTCGTGCGCTGCTTGGCAAAGAGGTAGCCGATCAGTTAAAAGTCCAACTTCCAAATGCAAAAAAAGAGTATGAAGTATTAGAAATCTGCTATAAAAATATCTTTTCGCTCAAAAAAAATATTCGTAAAAAGTCTGACTTTTCCTTTCATTAA
- the purL gene encoding phosphoribosylformylglycinamidine synthase subunit PurL, whose translation MSQQLENIEKVLASHKLSSDDYAHIKQILGREPNLVEIGIFSAMWSEHCSYKSSKVHLSGFPTKAPWVIQGPGENAGVIDIGDGYAAVFKMESHNHPSFIEPYQGAATGVGGIMRDVFTMGARPIANLNALRFGNVLNDDKISAHQRYLVRGVVAGIGGYGNCMGVPTIGGETSFDECYNGNILVNAFTLGLAKSDEIFYGRADGIGNPVIYVGAKTGRDGLGGAVMSSDSFTEESKSLRPTVQVGDPFTEKLLLEACLELFKTDHVVGIQDMGAAGLTSSSFEMAGRSGSGMIMHLDRVPAREEGMTPYDFMLSESQERMLLCAKKGSEAEIIKIFEKWDLDAAVIGEVTATGNMELFWHGDKVAEVPVNPVSEEAPVLKRPMVRPAYLDKIADVTINDFPRVSNQEAFNKLTKSMEVVDKSWIYTQYDSMVQTNTIKKGGMLDASVIRVKENGKALAMSADCNVRYCYIDPKGGAAAAVIESGRNVAMSGARPLAITDCLNFGNPENPEVMWQFGESCLGIKEACAALTTPVIGGNVSLYNETNGVSVFPTPSIATVGVNDDAHKVLMSSFQEEGNALYLVGESKSEFGGSLYMKEICGTVAGKLPEIDYEKELFLWDLVIEANKRGLLKCAKDASSGGVAIALAKMAAVSGLGCSARMLVDDERDIFSESMSRAIVEVRQENCAAFETMSGGGMFCQKIGTVGGDKIKINNVEMSMSELQDNYFNTFKRVIERDI comes from the coding sequence GTGAGCCAACAACTAGAAAACATTGAAAAAGTACTCGCTTCACACAAGCTTTCAAGCGATGATTATGCACATATTAAGCAGATTTTGGGGCGTGAGCCGAATTTAGTAGAGATAGGCATTTTTTCTGCAATGTGGAGCGAACACTGCAGTTATAAATCTTCAAAAGTTCACTTAAGCGGATTTCCGACAAAAGCTCCGTGGGTTATTCAAGGTCCGGGTGAAAATGCAGGTGTTATCGACATCGGAGACGGTTATGCTGCCGTATTTAAAATGGAGTCACATAACCACCCAAGTTTTATAGAACCGTATCAGGGTGCAGCAACGGGTGTCGGCGGAATCATGCGTGATGTTTTTACTATGGGGGCTAGACCTATTGCAAACCTCAATGCTCTTAGATTTGGAAATGTTTTAAACGATGATAAGATTTCAGCTCATCAAAGATACCTTGTTCGCGGTGTTGTAGCGGGAATCGGCGGTTATGGAAACTGTATGGGTGTTCCGACAATCGGCGGAGAAACAAGTTTTGACGAGTGTTATAACGGAAATATTTTAGTAAACGCTTTTACTTTAGGTCTTGCAAAAAGTGATGAGATTTTTTACGGAAGAGCTGACGGCATAGGCAATCCTGTTATCTATGTCGGTGCAAAAACGGGGCGTGATGGACTAGGCGGAGCAGTTATGTCGTCTGACAGCTTTACGGAAGAGTCAAAATCTCTTCGCCCGACTGTTCAAGTGGGTGACCCGTTTACCGAAAAACTTCTGCTTGAGGCTTGTTTAGAGCTTTTTAAAACTGACCATGTCGTCGGTATCCAAGATATGGGTGCGGCAGGGCTTACATCTTCATCTTTTGAGATGGCGGGGAGAAGCGGCAGCGGTATGATAATGCACCTTGACCGTGTCCCTGCCCGAGAAGAGGGAATGACGCCGTATGACTTTATGCTCTCGGAATCTCAAGAGAGAATGCTTCTTTGTGCAAAAAAAGGGAGTGAAGCAGAAATTATCAAGATATTTGAGAAGTGGGATTTGGATGCGGCGGTAATCGGTGAAGTAACTGCAACCGGAAATATGGAGCTTTTTTGGCATGGAGACAAAGTGGCAGAAGTTCCTGTAAATCCTGTAAGTGAAGAAGCTCCTGTATTAAAACGCCCGATGGTTCGCCCTGCTTATTTAGACAAAATCGCAGATGTTACTATCAATGATTTTCCTCGCGTATCAAATCAAGAGGCATTTAACAAGCTTACAAAATCTATGGAAGTAGTCGATAAATCATGGATATATACTCAATATGACTCTATGGTTCAAACTAATACCATCAAGAAAGGCGGTATGCTCGATGCTTCAGTTATCCGTGTAAAAGAGAACGGCAAAGCGCTTGCAATGTCGGCTGACTGTAATGTTCGCTACTGCTACATAGACCCAAAAGGCGGAGCGGCGGCAGCGGTAATCGAGAGCGGACGAAATGTAGCAATGAGCGGCGCGAGGCCGCTTGCGATTACCGATTGTTTAAATTTCGGAAATCCTGAAAATCCTGAGGTTATGTGGCAGTTCGGCGAGAGCTGTTTAGGGATTAAAGAGGCTTGTGCGGCACTTACAACACCTGTAATCGGCGGGAATGTTTCACTTTACAATGAAACAAACGGTGTTTCTGTTTTCCCGACTCCGTCAATCGCAACGGTCGGCGTAAACGATGACGCACATAAGGTTTTAATGTCAAGTTTTCAAGAAGAGGGAAATGCTCTTTATCTAGTAGGAGAGAGCAAGAGCGAGTTTGGCGGATCGCTTTATATGAAAGAGATTTGTGGAACCGTTGCCGGAAAACTTCCTGAAATTGACTACGAAAAAGAACTTTTCCTTTGGGATTTAGTTATCGAAGCAAACAAAAGAGGGTTGCTAAAGTGTGCAAAAGATGCAAGCAGCGGCGGTGTTGCCATTGCACTGGCAAAAATGGCAGCCGTGAGCGGTCTTGGATGCAGCGCTAGAATGTTGGTTGATGATGAAAGAGATATCTTTTCAGAGAGTATGAGCCGTGCTATCGTAGAGGTTAGACAAGAGAACTGTGCAGCTTTTGAGACGATGAGCGGCGGCGGAATGTTTTGTCAAAAAATCGGAACAGTAGGCGGAGACAAGATTAAAATCAACAATGTCGAGATGAGTATGAGTGAGCTTCAAGACAATTACTTCAACACATTTAAAAGAGTAATTGAGAGAGATATCTAG
- a CDS encoding MOSC domain-containing protein encodes MSGKIVSLQIGKVKSYGDKDSKDFLEKQWESGSFKEVVDTQVWVGKLGLAGDEVADKIHHGGEEKAVFANSYENYEIWANFLGFKTIPFGALSENLTISGLHESSVCLGDIHKIGSAVLQVSQPRKPCWKISKRWNNKKFTNEIYTSGLTGWYYRVLEDGFIKAGDKVEVLLRDEAKVSILDANRAFANPSKNRELLEKILNIPSLAPSYRASIEKRISGEFSLEYMKVD; translated from the coding sequence ATGAGCGGCAAAATAGTTTCTCTTCAAATAGGCAAAGTAAAATCTTACGGCGATAAAGATTCAAAAGATTTTTTGGAAAAGCAGTGGGAAAGCGGTTCGTTTAAAGAGGTTGTCGATACGCAAGTTTGGGTTGGCAAGCTTGGTCTTGCAGGTGATGAAGTAGCAGACAAAATTCATCACGGCGGAGAAGAAAAAGCTGTGTTTGCAAACAGTTATGAAAATTATGAAATTTGGGCAAATTTTTTAGGTTTTAAAACCATTCCCTTTGGCGCACTCTCAGAAAATCTTACTATCTCGGGCTTGCATGAAAGCAGTGTCTGCTTGGGCGATATCCACAAAATAGGCTCTGCCGTGTTGCAGGTTTCCCAACCTAGAAAACCTTGCTGGAAAATCTCAAAAAGATGGAACAATAAAAAGTTTACAAACGAAATCTATACAAGCGGTTTAACGGGATGGTACTACAGAGTGCTTGAAGATGGTTTTATAAAAGCGGGTGATAAAGTAGAAGTTCTTTTGCGCGATGAGGCAAAAGTATCTATTTTGGATGCAAACAGAGCTTTTGCAAATCCGAGTAAAAATAGAGAGCTTTTAGAAAAAATTTTAAACATTCCCTCTCTTGCTCCATCTTACAGAGCAAGTATAGAGAAGAGAATCTCCGGAGAGTTTTCACTTGAGTATATGAAAGTGGATTAA